From Caldicellulosiruptor hydrothermalis 108, a single genomic window includes:
- a CDS encoding family 1 encapsulin nanocompartment shell protein, translating into MHLFGPLGPQTQTIFADVVEEAESKKAVRRYYPLKQIYEDFKLSWNDLEYILSGTGPYDFSQVARATLECAKKEDEFIFWGCKELGLEGILTATGTNRLKKGNWNEGETAYSEIVKGIELLLRKGYIGKLVLVLSPDIYVQLSRINPMAGVLELERISKLVDNNIFKTPVLGEGKAVLICAEFSNIDLTIGQDMVVTYMGNDKLDHEFRIIETIVLRIKNKDSIVIFE; encoded by the coding sequence TTGCATCTTTTTGGTCCTTTAGGACCACAAACACAGACTATTTTTGCCGATGTTGTTGAAGAAGCAGAAAGCAAAAAAGCAGTAAGAAGATATTACCCTTTAAAACAAATTTACGAAGACTTTAAACTTAGCTGGAATGATTTGGAATATATTCTCTCTGGGACAGGACCTTATGATTTTTCTCAAGTTGCAAGAGCTACTTTGGAATGTGCAAAAAAAGAAGATGAATTTATATTCTGGGGTTGTAAAGAACTTGGGCTGGAAGGAATTTTAACTGCAACTGGCACAAACAGACTTAAAAAAGGAAATTGGAACGAGGGAGAGACTGCATATTCTGAGATAGTAAAAGGAATAGAACTGCTGCTAAGAAAAGGATATATAGGTAAACTTGTTCTTGTGTTAAGTCCAGACATTTATGTTCAGCTTTCAAGAATAAATCCAATGGCTGGAGTGTTGGAACTTGAAAGAATTTCAAAGCTGGTAGATAATAACATTTTTAAAACACCAGTACTTGGTGAAGGAAAAGCAGTCTTAATTTGTGCGGAGTTTTCTAACATCGATTTAACGATAGGGCAAGATATGGTTGTAACATATATGGGAAATGACAAGCTTGACCATGAGTTTAGAATTATAGAAACAATTGTACTTCGTATTAAAAACAAGGATTCTATTGTAATATTTGAATAA
- a CDS encoding ISNCY-like element ISCahy1 family transposase, giving the protein MFNTKPKQLSFIDLFSHLKASALYKPESLLGLFNKFIDLSHYIPSSFYNAYYKYFGKHRYFSLESMLCCFLVQKLLKLNTLTQLRAVLLNSFELRSFCNLHGNVPSISTLSRFRKIFASEIHKLFQNISIHAHNISIQQCPQDSSILIFDTTGIVPKVRENNPKFIHLLLKNTSKANPELPSEKVYSLVYSSLPKTANANSNIRLMFVNGHFCWALKFAVITNALGIPLALVPLFNYDSPSSDPQEAKAISDSKGLIPSLETLFSYIPKNFSTFIADSALDSHNIYSTLKNTFNFSKIVIPLNTRASKNTTPTSDPNIVISEDGIPICKKFNKPFKPEGKCQGKNRSLRLKWTCPMSQYKDGKRICSCPQPCTTSKSGRMFYTYPDNFRSFPGINRNSQEFFDLYKKRVAVEQTIYHLKSYMGSDTISTYDHISIFSDFLLSAITFSLLFILAHNIKLYCSKLTIKKLNKLKKLIA; this is encoded by the coding sequence ATGCCTACTACAAATATTTCGGTAAGCATAGATACTTCTCTTTAGAATCTATGCTTTGTTGCTTCCTCGTCCAAAAATTGCTCAAACTCAATACTTTAACTCAGCTTCGTGCTGTCTTACTCAACTCATTCGAACTTCGCTCATTTTGTAATCTTCATGGCAATGTCCCTTCTATCTCTACTCTCTCTCGCTTTAGAAAAATATTTGCAAGTGAAATCCATAAACTTTTTCAAAATATCTCTATCCATGCACATAATATTTCCATCCAACAATGCCCTCAAGATTCTTCAATCTTAATCTTCGACACAACAGGTATTGTCCCAAAGGTTCGTGAAAACAATCCTAAATTCATTCATCTACTGCTGAAAAATACCTCAAAAGCTAACCCTGAACTTCCCTCTGAAAAAGTCTACTCTCTCGTTTATTCTTCTTTGCCTAAAACTGCTAACGCTAATTCTAACATCCGTCTTATGTTTGTAAATGGCCATTTCTGCTGGGCTTTAAAATTTGCAGTCATTACCAACGCTCTCGGTATCCCTTTAGCTTTAGTACCTCTGTTTAACTATGATTCCCCTTCCTCTGACCCACAAGAAGCAAAAGCTATCTCCGACTCTAAAGGTTTAATTCCTTCGCTCGAAACTTTATTCTCTTATATCCCCAAAAATTTCTCCACTTTCATCGCCGACAGTGCTTTGGATTCCCACAACATATACTCCACTTTAAAAAATACCTTTAACTTCTCCAAAATCGTTATTCCACTAAATACAAGAGCTTCTAAAAATACTACACCTACATCAGACCCCAATATCGTTATTTCTGAAGATGGTATCCCTATCTGCAAAAAGTTCAACAAACCTTTTAAACCCGAAGGCAAATGTCAGGGTAAAAATCGCTCTTTGCGCCTTAAATGGACTTGCCCTATGTCACAATACAAAGATGGCAAACGCATCTGCTCTTGCCCTCAGCCTTGTACTACCTCTAAATCGGGTAGAATGTTCTATACATACCCAGATAACTTTCGCTCTTTCCCAGGTATCAACAGAAATTCACAAGAGTTTTTTGACCTCTACAAAAAACGTGTCGCTGTAGAGCAGACTATTTACCACCTGAAATCCTACATGGGCTCTGATACTATCTCTACTTATGACCATATTTCTATTTTCTCTGATTTCTTGCTATCTGCCATTACTTTCTCGCTCTTGTTTATTCTCGCTCACAATATCAAACTCTATTGCTCTAAATTGACTATCAAAAAACTTAACAAGCTCAAAAAACTTATCGCTTAA
- a CDS encoding glycoside hydrolase family 65 protein encodes MRKLPKKQSILLPDDWNIIEEGFHPQHNFMLETIFTVANGYLGLRGNLDEDFPDKCQSFKATYINGFYEEYDITYPEGGYGFAKRGEAMVNVADVKTFEITIEGEKFNLFSGKIYKHIRKLDMKSGTVVREILWESERGRKIFISFERLACFKRQHLGAINIRIKPLNFSGRIKIVSKIDGNSSNLLETEDVRVGSGIEKFPFETSKAHCSELKGFLMQKTKKSRLSYGCMAEHILSFGDFQHKSFADKEKNLVIFEIEFDAEKDMEYNLTKYFSYFTQRDVEEDLIEERCAAEILEAKKMGFENLLKEQREFLETFWENADVVVKGDPKIQQAIRFSLFSLLQSTGRNGISNIAAKGLTGEGYGGHYFWDSEIYIMPFFIYSQPEIAKMLLLYRYNILDAARKRARELHHRGALYPWRTIAGKECSAYFPAGTAQYHINADIVYAIKKYFEATDDLEFIKNYGAEIVFEVARFFSELGHFSEAKGGKFCIFCVTGPDEYTALVDNNAYTNYMVKMTLEFATELYNLLKEKDSNALEKLCRKIELLKDEVLLWKNIADNMYLPYNPELKIISQDDSFIYKKRLDLSKIPENQFPLLLNWHYLDIYRYQVCKQPDVLLLIYLLRENFTFEDLKNNYEYYEPITTHDSSLSPAIFSILAAELGYLDKAYEYFVYTARMDLDDLNDNTKDGIHAACMGGAWQALVFGFGGMRTNKDRLSFAPKLPQRLECLSFKVRYKGKVLKVEITKDKASYTLLEGESVQLSHYGSSFELKRGQAKEFILAN; translated from the coding sequence TTGAGAAAGCTCCCCAAAAAGCAATCTATACTATTGCCAGATGATTGGAACATAATAGAAGAAGGATTTCATCCTCAGCACAATTTTATGCTTGAGACCATATTCACAGTTGCAAATGGATATTTGGGTCTGAGGGGAAACTTGGATGAAGATTTTCCTGACAAATGCCAGAGCTTTAAAGCAACATATATCAATGGCTTTTATGAAGAGTATGATATAACTTATCCAGAGGGTGGATATGGATTTGCAAAGCGTGGCGAGGCAATGGTAAATGTGGCTGATGTAAAGACATTTGAAATAACAATTGAGGGTGAAAAATTCAATTTGTTCAGTGGGAAAATTTATAAACATATCAGAAAACTAGACATGAAGAGCGGAACGGTAGTACGCGAAATACTCTGGGAATCTGAACGTGGCAGAAAAATTTTTATATCTTTTGAGCGGCTTGCATGTTTTAAAAGGCAGCATTTAGGAGCAATTAATATTAGAATAAAACCTCTCAATTTTTCTGGCAGAATAAAGATTGTAAGTAAAATAGATGGAAACTCTTCAAATCTGCTTGAGACAGAAGATGTGAGGGTTGGATCTGGAATAGAAAAATTTCCTTTTGAGACATCTAAGGCTCATTGTTCTGAGCTCAAGGGTTTTCTGATGCAAAAAACTAAGAAGAGCAGGCTCTCATATGGCTGCATGGCAGAACACATCTTGAGCTTTGGTGATTTTCAACATAAATCTTTTGCTGACAAAGAAAAAAACCTTGTCATATTTGAAATTGAATTTGATGCTGAAAAAGATATGGAATATAATTTGACAAAATATTTTTCATATTTTACACAAAGAGATGTTGAAGAAGATTTGATTGAAGAGCGCTGTGCTGCTGAAATACTTGAGGCAAAAAAGATGGGGTTTGAAAACCTTTTGAAAGAACAAAGAGAATTTTTAGAAACTTTCTGGGAAAATGCTGATGTTGTGGTAAAAGGGGATCCTAAGATTCAGCAAGCTATAAGATTTAGCCTATTTTCGCTACTTCAATCAACAGGTAGAAACGGTATTTCAAACATTGCTGCAAAAGGCTTGACCGGTGAAGGTTACGGTGGACATTATTTCTGGGACTCTGAAATTTATATAATGCCGTTTTTTATATATTCCCAGCCAGAAATTGCAAAAATGCTTCTTTTATATAGATACAACATTTTAGATGCAGCAAGAAAGCGGGCAAGAGAGCTTCACCACAGAGGAGCACTATATCCCTGGCGAACCATTGCAGGAAAAGAGTGTTCAGCATATTTCCCCGCAGGGACTGCCCAATACCACATAAACGCTGATATTGTGTATGCCATAAAAAAGTATTTTGAAGCAACAGATGATTTGGAATTCATAAAAAACTATGGTGCAGAGATTGTATTTGAAGTTGCAAGATTCTTTTCAGAACTTGGCCATTTCAGTGAAGCAAAGGGCGGAAAGTTCTGCATATTCTGTGTCACCGGCCCTGATGAGTATACTGCACTTGTTGACAACAACGCTTATACAAACTACATGGTAAAGATGACCCTTGAGTTTGCTACAGAGCTTTATAATCTATTGAAAGAAAAAGATAGTAATGCTCTTGAGAAACTTTGTAGAAAAATTGAGCTCTTAAAAGATGAGGTTTTACTGTGGAAAAACATTGCTGATAACATGTATTTGCCGTACAATCCAGAGCTGAAAATTATTTCTCAGGACGATTCATTCATCTATAAAAAGAGGCTTGATTTGTCAAAAATCCCAGAGAATCAGTTTCCTCTTCTTTTGAACTGGCATTATTTAGACATCTATAGATATCAAGTTTGCAAACAGCCAGATGTTCTTTTGCTCATTTACCTTTTGAGAGAAAACTTTACATTTGAGGATCTAAAAAATAACTATGAATACTATGAGCCAATTACAACACATGACTCATCACTCTCACCTGCAATCTTTAGTATCCTTGCAGCAGAGCTTGGGTACTTAGACAAAGCATACGAATACTTTGTATATACAGCAAGAATGGACCTTGACGATTTAAATGACAACACAAAAGATGGAATTCACGCTGCTTGTATGGGCGGTGCTTGGCAAGCTTTGGTATTTGGTTTTGGTGGAATGAGAACAAACAAAGACCGACTTTCCTTTGCACCAAAGCTTCCTCAAAGGCTTGAATGTTTATCGTTTAAAGTAAGATACAAGGGAAAAGTTTTGAAAGTGGAAATCACAAAAGACAAAGCTTCCTATACACTTTTGGAAGGTGAAAGTGTTCAGCTTTCACATTATGGTAGCAGTTTTGAATTGAAAAGAGGGCAGGCTAAAGAATTTATACTTGCCAATTAA